DNA sequence from the Micromonas commoda chromosome 7, complete sequence genome:
CTCGGagaccaccgcggacgcgacgcgcatgTACGGCCGGCCGATGTTGGCCGCGATGTGCCTGCTGCGGGCCTCCTCCCAGAGCTCGGCGCCACCCACGCTGGCGAGCACGAGAGCGTCGGCGTGACGGCCCGCAGCGATGCACGCgttgaccgcggcgcggtagtcgcccacgacgagcgcacgctgcaccgcggcgtcgtgcgcgtccatGTGTtcgacgggctcggcggcggcggcggccatcgcggcagcccgcgccgccgccgccttgcgaGCGGCAACCGCCTCCGGGGCCTCGGCGATTGGCtcggaggcgggggcgggcgggggcgagggggggGGCTTGGGCatcccgccgttcgcgtccatgTCGTCAAAGAAGGACAtcccatcgtcgacgggcgcgggcgggggcggaggcgccgcgggggcagCCGGCGTCGGCTCCGGGAGGTTGTTGAAgaactcgtcgccgtccaccgggggaagcggcgcggcggcggcggcggcggcgacggcggcgtccgccgcggccgcctcggcttCCGCGGCCGACCTGGCcttctcggcctcggcctcggacTCCGCCagctccttggcgacgagcgcctcgccgaagTCGAGGTGCTTGAGGAgctcccgtcgcgcgtcctcctcgaagaGGATCCCGAGGAAACCCCacgtctcctcgtcctccttaGCCGCAGTCTCGGTCGCCTCGCTCTTCTTGGTCTCGCAGAAcgtcttgagcgcgtcgctTCCCCCGGTGGATACGGCGccttcgagctcggcggatacctcggcctcgacggcggtggaAACCTTCATCAGGGTGAGCGCGGTTCCCGACggcttctccgccgccgcgggctcctccgcgccACCCTTCGGTTTGACGCCAAAGCCCACCAGCTGCCCGCCGAAGCCGAAGGTGGCGCCGCACGGCCTCCTCATCCACGCGGGCGCCTTCTTCATCGGCGCCTTCGGACCTGGCTGCTGAACGCCGTACTGGTCGACGGTGCCCGGacccgcgtcgatgccgcccgcgcgctgcagGTTGTAGAGCCCGACGCGACCGTCaaaggaggaggtggagaggACGCCCGGGGTGGTGCTGGACCACTGCACGTCGAAGTTCCAGTTGCTGCTCGCGGGTAActccgcgagcacctcgcccGCCACGGTGTCCCAGCACAGCGTGCGGTTGTCCTTGCCGCAGGTGAGCAGCAGCCCGGGATCCGCCTGCGAccacgccatcgcgaggaCGCCCTTGCTGTGGCCCACAAACTCCCTGGCCGGGGAGATGGAGTTGCGAAGGTCCCATATCTGCAGCGACGGGGacctgtcgtcgtcggatgcGACGATGAGCTGCGTCGCAACCTCGGGGTTCCACTGcatcgccgagcacctcctgCGGCTGTTGGGATCGGTGAAGGAGATCACCGGCCGCTGTCGCTTCAGATCCCACACCACGGTGGTGCCGTTGAGGGACGAGCTGGCGAGGATGTGCTGCACCTTCTTGTTCCACGCCAGGTAGCTGACCTCCCCGGCCGTGGGTtgcccgccggcgccacccTTGAGCGCGGGATAGAGGCTCGGCTGCGCGGGCCTGGCGAGATCCCAAATGCagagctcgccgtcctcggcgccggatgCAAGCAGGTTGGGGGAGAAGCTGTTGAACTCGAGGCCGCGCACGGGCCCGGAGTGCTTCTGCATCTTCGTCACCAGGGCGCCGCTGGACACCCCGTCGCtgggctcggcgccgatgggCGAGCCGATGATCCGCGCCGGGTTGTACAGGTTCACGCTGCCGTCCACCAGGCCACCGGCGATGAGCCCGTGGGGCATCCCCTCCGTCTGCAGCGGACCCCACACGAGTCGGTGGAAGCGCTCGTTCGcagccaccgcgccgcccgcgaggggcATGTCCGTGGATGGATTACTGTAATCCAGCCTGAAAACCTGCACAAACCGGGGGAGAAGCGTGGGGAGTTgagcgatcggcgcgggttcgtcggcgcgtgGGGTGGGGAATAAAATCAACGGGTGCCCTTGCGAGAATTCCGGATTGCGCACCTCGAGGCAGGCGGTGGTGCTGAAGCTGaggtcgatcgcgccggcCATGGTGCCGGTCGCGATGaagggcgccgtcggcgagaacgCCACGGTCGCGCATCTGTTCACCTGCTTGACATACGGGTGCTGGTAcgacgccatcctcgcccaGAGGCGCGATCTCCAGTGGCCGGAAAATCCGCGGCCTCCCAAGCGTCAGCGCGCCTGTCCGATCCGGTTCGCCCCGGCAGGGTTTAAATCCACGAGTCAATTATACGGCGGAAAAAGCGAGCTTCTCTCACGAAGTCGAGGAGTCACACTGGCTGAGGCCGGGAGTCTGGCCACGACGAAGCGCAAGAGAGAGGCGACCATGAACTTCCTCAAGCGGGGGTTCAAGGCTGCCAAGACGTTCGTCTTCGGGGTGAGTCGATCGACCCCGcacgcgcccccgtcgagcCCGTTCACCGGAAAGCCAGATCTCGCCTTCCCAACCTTTCCACGAGCGAAGAACCGCTCTGACCCGATCCAACCTCCACTCGTGACTCGcaggacgaagacgaggacgaaTACTCGGACGGCAGCAACGGCGGTTTCTCCACCAAGAGGGAGGTGGCGGTGGAGCGGAGACGGATCCCGGTGGTGCAGTACGCGGTGTCGAGCCTCACCGGGGCTCACATGGGCGGCATCCAGTCTCTATCTTGGTTTACGCGCTCGATGTtcagggacgacgacggggacgtggcAGAGCAGTTCATCGACGGGGAGGCCGGAGAGACCAAGGTGGGTGAATGTGCCGGTGATGAGGACGAGGCACGGGCGGGTAAGGTTAGCTATAGAGAGGCGAGGGTGGAGGTCGAACGAGTACTCGA
Encoded proteins:
- a CDS encoding predicted protein, with amino-acid sequence MNFLKRGFKAAKTFVFGDEDEDEYSDGSNGGFSTKREVAVERRRIPVVQYAVSSLTGAHMGGIQSLSWFTRSMFRDDDGDVAEQFIDGEAGETKVGECAGDEDEARAGKVSYREARVEVERVLDGNVLLKNSFDEVQMD